Proteins found in one Carassius auratus strain Wakin chromosome 12, ASM336829v1, whole genome shotgun sequence genomic segment:
- the LOC113111358 gene encoding gremlin-2-like, whose amino-acid sequence MSCKVALWLLFTGLLCLASAGRKTRPQGSIPSPYKTSSNTSDRRARKQEVLASSQEALVVTERKYLKSDWCKTQPLRQTVSQEGCRSRTVINRFCYGQCNSFYIPRHVRKEQESFQSCAFCRPQRFTSLTVELQCPDLQPDVRYRKIQRVKQCRCMSVSVSESGKQ is encoded by the coding sequence ATGAGCTGTAAGGTGGCGCTGTGGCTGCTGTTCACCGGTCTGCTGTGTCTCGCCTCCGCCGGCCGTAAGACCCGACCGCAGGGATCCATCCCATCACCCTACAAGACCAGCTCCAACACCTCCGACCGGCGCGCACGCAAACAGGAAGTGCTGGCCTCCAGCCAGGAAGCTCTGGTGGTGACCGAGCGCAAGTACCTGAAGAGCGACTGGTGCAAGACGCAGCCGCTGCGGCAGACGGTCAGTCAGGAGGGATGCAGGAGCCGCACAGTCATCAACCGCTTCTGCTACGGCCAGTGCAACTCCTTCTACATCCCTCGGCACGTCAGGAAAGAGCAGGAGTCCTTCCAGTCCTGTGCCTTCTGCAGACCGCAGCGCTTCACCAGCCTCACCGTGGAGCTCCAGTGCCCTGACCTGCAGCCGGACGTCCGCTACCGCAAGATCCAGCGCGTCAAGCAGTGTCGCTGCATGTCCGTCAGCGTGTCCGAGTCTGGGAAACAGTGA